A portion of the Chondrinema litorale genome contains these proteins:
- the carB gene encoding carbamoyl-phosphate synthase large subunit has protein sequence MPRNPDIKSVLIIGSGPIIIGQACEFDYSGSQAARSLREEGIEVTLINSNPATIMTDPVTADNIYLKPLEKKSIIEILEKHDIDAVLPTMGGQTALNLAIDCDEAGIWEKYGVKIIGVDINAIQTTEDRELFRQKMIELNVNVCEGRTAKSFLEGKEIAQEIGFPLVIRPSFTLGGTGGGFVHSKDEFDKALTRGLHMSPVHEVLIEQSILGWKEYELELLRDNLGNVIIICSIENVDPMGVHTGDSITVAPAMTLPDTVYQNMRDLAIKMMNGIGEFAGGCNVQFAVNPADDSIVGIEINPRVSRSSALASKATGYPIAKIASKLAIGYNLDELKNAITGNTSAYFEPSLDYVIVKIPRWNFDKFQGVDRQLGLQMKSVGEVMGIGRNFQEALQKACQSLEIKRNGLGADGKGLKKQEQILPGLEKPSWDRIFQIYDAFRLGISLRTIQKLTHIDKWFLNQIEELIELEKEIETYNLNSLPKNILLQAKQKGYADRQIAHLLKCLESDVYNKRKELNINRVWKLVDTCAAEFAAETPYYYSTFDEENESVASNKKKIVVLGAGPNRIGQGIEFDYCCVHGVLAAKECGYETIMINCNPETVSTDFDISDKLYFEPVFWEHIYEIIEHEKPEGVIVQLGGQTALKLAEKLERYGIKILGTSYEALDLAEDRGSFSDLLKKNKIPYPQFGVAKNADEALEVCQDLGFPLLVRPSYVLGGQSMKIVINEEELEEHVVRTLRKIPNNRILLDHFLDGAIEAEADAICDGKDVYIIGIMQHIEPAGIHSGDSYAVLPPYNIGDLLLHQIEDYTRKIALELKTVGLLNIQFAIKDDKVYIIEANPRASRTVPFICKAYQEPYVNYATKIMLGEKTIQDFDFQPVKKGYAIKIPVFSFEKFPNVNKELGPEMKSTGEAIYFIDDLRDEFFRKIYAERNLYLSR, from the coding sequence ATGCCTAGAAACCCAGATATAAAATCTGTACTTATTATTGGAAGCGGACCGATTATTATAGGTCAGGCATGTGAGTTCGATTACTCAGGATCACAGGCAGCAAGATCACTAAGAGAAGAAGGGATTGAAGTAACACTTATTAATTCAAACCCGGCTACGATCATGACAGACCCTGTGACTGCTGATAACATCTATCTTAAGCCACTCGAAAAGAAATCAATTATTGAAATCCTCGAAAAGCACGATATTGATGCTGTACTACCTACCATGGGTGGACAAACAGCTCTTAATCTTGCGATCGATTGTGATGAAGCGGGAATTTGGGAGAAATACGGGGTTAAAATAATTGGTGTAGACATCAATGCAATCCAAACTACGGAAGACAGGGAGCTTTTCCGTCAGAAGATGATTGAGCTAAATGTAAATGTTTGTGAGGGTAGAACTGCAAAATCTTTTCTTGAAGGAAAAGAAATTGCTCAGGAAATTGGATTCCCACTTGTAATTAGACCTTCTTTCACCCTTGGCGGAACTGGTGGAGGTTTTGTTCATTCTAAAGATGAATTCGATAAAGCTCTTACAAGAGGGTTACATATGTCTCCGGTTCATGAAGTGTTGATAGAACAGAGTATTTTGGGTTGGAAAGAATACGAACTGGAGTTATTAAGAGACAATCTTGGTAATGTTATTATTATATGTTCAATTGAGAACGTAGACCCAATGGGTGTTCATACTGGTGATTCGATTACAGTAGCACCAGCAATGACATTACCAGATACAGTATACCAAAACATGCGTGATCTTGCAATTAAGATGATGAATGGTATTGGAGAGTTTGCTGGTGGATGTAATGTTCAGTTTGCAGTTAATCCAGCAGACGACAGCATTGTAGGTATCGAAATTAACCCAAGGGTTTCTAGATCATCTGCACTTGCTTCTAAAGCTACTGGTTACCCAATTGCAAAAATTGCATCTAAACTGGCTATCGGTTACAATTTGGATGAGCTTAAAAATGCAATTACCGGAAATACTTCGGCATATTTTGAACCATCTCTCGATTATGTAATCGTAAAAATACCTCGTTGGAACTTCGATAAATTCCAAGGTGTCGATCGCCAATTAGGATTACAGATGAAATCTGTAGGTGAAGTTATGGGTATCGGTCGTAACTTTCAGGAAGCATTACAAAAAGCTTGTCAGTCTTTAGAGATAAAAAGAAATGGTTTAGGTGCAGATGGTAAAGGACTGAAAAAACAAGAACAAATTCTACCAGGTCTTGAGAAACCAAGCTGGGACAGAATTTTCCAAATTTACGATGCATTTAGACTTGGAATATCTCTAAGGACTATTCAAAAGTTAACTCATATCGACAAGTGGTTCTTGAACCAAATCGAAGAACTTATTGAGCTTGAAAAAGAAATTGAGACTTATAACCTGAATAGCCTTCCAAAAAACATTCTCCTTCAAGCTAAACAAAAAGGATACGCAGATCGCCAGATAGCTCACTTGTTAAAGTGTCTTGAAAGTGATGTTTATAACAAAAGAAAAGAACTGAATATCAATCGTGTTTGGAAACTAGTTGATACTTGTGCTGCTGAATTTGCTGCAGAGACCCCATACTACTACTCAACTTTCGATGAAGAAAACGAATCAGTTGCTTCTAATAAAAAGAAAATTGTAGTATTAGGTGCAGGACCAAACAGAATTGGCCAAGGTATTGAGTTTGACTATTGCTGTGTTCATGGTGTATTAGCCGCTAAAGAGTGTGGTTACGAAACCATCATGATTAACTGTAACCCAGAAACAGTTTCAACTGACTTCGATATTTCAGATAAACTTTATTTCGAGCCAGTTTTCTGGGAACATATCTACGAAATAATCGAGCACGAAAAGCCAGAAGGTGTAATTGTTCAGTTAGGTGGACAAACAGCACTTAAACTTGCTGAAAAACTAGAGCGTTACGGAATCAAAATTTTAGGTACAAGCTACGAGGCACTAGACCTTGCAGAAGATAGAGGTAGCTTCTCAGACTTACTTAAAAAGAATAAAATTCCATATCCGCAATTTGGTGTTGCTAAAAATGCAGATGAAGCTTTAGAAGTTTGCCAAGATTTAGGTTTCCCTCTACTTGTAAGACCATCTTATGTACTAGGAGGTCAAAGTATGAAAATCGTAATTAACGAGGAAGAACTAGAAGAGCACGTAGTAAGAACATTGAGAAAAATACCTAACAACCGTATTTTGCTCGACCACTTCTTAGATGGAGCCATAGAGGCAGAAGCTGATGCTATATGTGACGGAAAAGATGTTTACATTATAGGTATTATGCAACACATTGAGCCAGCCGGTATTCACTCTGGAGACTCTTATGCTGTATTACCTCCATACAATATTGGAGACTTACTTCTGCATCAAATAGAAGACTACACAAGAAAAATTGCTTTAGAGCTTAAAACTGTAGGTTTATTAAACATTCAGTTTGCGATAAAAGACGATAAGGTTTACATAATTGAAGCTAACCCGAGAGCTTCTAGAACTGTACCTTTCATCTGTAAAGCATACCAAGAGCCATATGTGAATTATGCAACTAAGATCATGTTAGGTGAAAAAACAATTCAGGATTTTGATTTCCAACCTGTTAAAAAAGGATATGCAATTAAAATTCCTGTATTCTCTTTTGAGAAATTCCCTAATGTTAACAAGGAATTAGGCCCTGAAATGAAATCTACCGGAGAAGCCATCTACTTTATCGATGATCTAAGAGATGAATTCTTTAGAAAGATTTATGCAGAAAGGAACCTTTACTTGTCGAGATAA
- a CDS encoding DUF4834 family protein, translating into MFFKFLIVSILVIYVLARFWGFIYRVIAAFQGKEPPSKQFEKKQNTNVAYETKKENNLQILIPKKDKSSNKDKPGEYIDFEEVKE; encoded by the coding sequence ATGTTTTTTAAATTTTTAATAGTATCAATACTAGTTATTTATGTACTAGCACGTTTTTGGGGATTTATCTACAGAGTAATTGCTGCATTTCAAGGGAAAGAACCACCATCTAAACAATTTGAAAAGAAGCAAAATACTAATGTAGCTTACGAAACCAAAAAAGAAAATAACCTCCAGATACTTATCCCCAAAAAGGATAAAAGCTCAAATAAAGATAAGCCTGGAGAGTATATAGATTTTGAAGAGGTAAAAGAATAA